In Paraburkholderia aromaticivorans, a single window of DNA contains:
- a CDS encoding efflux transporter outer membrane subunit, with protein MQSPAPKWIGITSAIAISLTIVGCASTGGVAPQASGIEPASLDAGNAIRAANADAQWPAVDWWRAYNDPQLNQWIEDAQAGNPSLAAAQARVREAMSMAGVARSALSPQVNGSLSIQRQKWADNLYYGPGPLAGEQSWNNTGTLGLSYHLDIWGKDKNAAERALDAAHASSADARAAQLELEGNVVRTYIEMSMNYALLDIAKATLQQQQQIVDLANRRLKGGIGTQLEVSQAETPLPEYERQIDEIEEKIALGRNQLAALAGRGPGAGDSIQRPTLSLNASAGLPSALPADLIGHRPDVVAARWTVAAQARGIDVAKADFYPDINLLASIGGYAAMGPLFQFLKNPSHSWSAGPALSLPILDGGRLRSQLGAASAGYDEAVESYNQSIVGALKDISDQVIRIRSLATQADDADRSVAAARKNYELSREGYRRGLTDYLNVLIAQNQLLRAQEGVAKIQAERLGAHASLVTALGGGLDEPANGPHANETLPAHGKGKGKAAVKPANAPAQTAPASHADNTAPAVATHAIGAGMSATAATTRPSASARAAE; from the coding sequence GTGCAGTCTCCGGCACCGAAATGGATCGGCATCACATCGGCTATTGCTATTTCATTAACAATCGTCGGTTGCGCCAGTACCGGAGGCGTCGCGCCGCAGGCCAGCGGAATCGAACCCGCTTCACTTGACGCGGGCAACGCGATCCGCGCCGCCAACGCGGACGCCCAATGGCCCGCGGTCGACTGGTGGCGCGCCTATAACGATCCACAACTGAACCAGTGGATCGAAGATGCGCAAGCCGGCAACCCGAGCCTCGCGGCTGCCCAGGCGCGCGTGCGCGAAGCCATGTCGATGGCCGGTGTCGCCCGCTCGGCGTTGTCGCCGCAAGTCAACGGCAGCCTGTCGATCCAGCGCCAGAAGTGGGCCGACAACCTCTACTACGGCCCGGGCCCGCTGGCCGGCGAGCAATCGTGGAACAACACCGGCACGCTCGGCCTGTCGTATCACCTCGATATCTGGGGCAAGGACAAGAACGCCGCCGAGCGCGCGCTCGACGCCGCGCACGCGAGTTCGGCCGATGCGCGCGCCGCCCAGCTCGAACTGGAAGGCAACGTGGTGCGCACGTACATCGAGATGTCGATGAACTACGCGCTGCTCGACATCGCCAAGGCCACCTTGCAGCAACAGCAGCAGATCGTGGATCTGGCCAACCGGCGTCTGAAAGGCGGCATCGGCACGCAGCTCGAAGTGAGCCAGGCCGAAACGCCGCTGCCGGAATACGAACGCCAGATCGACGAAATCGAAGAAAAGATCGCGCTCGGCCGCAATCAGCTGGCCGCGCTGGCCGGCAGGGGTCCGGGCGCGGGCGATTCGATCCAGCGTCCGACGCTCTCGCTGAACGCGTCGGCCGGATTGCCGAGCGCCTTGCCCGCGGACCTGATCGGCCATCGGCCGGACGTGGTCGCGGCGCGCTGGACGGTCGCGGCGCAAGCGCGCGGCATCGACGTCGCCAAGGCCGATTTCTATCCGGATATCAACCTGCTGGCGTCGATCGGCGGTTATGCGGCGATGGGGCCGCTGTTCCAGTTTCTGAAGAACCCGTCGCATAGCTGGAGCGCGGGGCCGGCGCTGTCGCTGCCGATCCTCGATGGCGGACGGCTGCGTTCGCAACTCGGCGCGGCGTCGGCGGGTTACGACGAAGCCGTCGAGAGCTATAACCAGTCGATTGTCGGCGCGCTCAAGGACATTTCCGATCAGGTGATCCGGATCCGCTCGCTCGCCACGCAGGCCGACGATGCGGACCGTTCGGTCGCGGCGGCCCGCAAGAACTACGAGTTGTCGCGCGAAGGTTACCGGCGCGGGCTGACCGACTATCTGAACGTGCTGATCGCGCAAAACCAGTTGCTGCGCGCGCAGGAAGGCGTTGCGAAGATTCAGGCCGAGCGGCTGGGCGCGCATGCGTCACTGGTCACGGCGTTGGGCGGCGGGCTCGACGAGCCGGCCAATGGCCCGCATGCGAACGAGACGTTGCCTGCACATGGCAAGGGCAAAGGCAAGGCCGCGGTCAAGCCCGCGAACGCGCCGGCGCAGACAGCTCCGGCCAGCCACGCGGACAACACCGCGCCGGCTGTCGCCACACACGCGATCGGTGCCGGCATGAGCGCCACTGCTGCCACAACGCGCCCGTCAGCCAGTGCGCGAGCGGCCGAGTGA
- a CDS encoding LysR family transcriptional regulator: protein MDTLQNMRAFVRVVEAGSFTAAAHHLGSTTAHTSRSVSDLEAHLHTRLLNRTTRRIALTEAGERYLHRCQQILAYVDQAEAEAGDAQARPSGKLKVHAMTGFGQHYIVPAVSRYQTRYPDVSVELTLAQRTPDLLDEGFDVSLTLAAGLPDSGLVSQRLGGTFSVACASPAYLRRNGTPTLPADLGGHCCIQMVTPVFRANEWSFDGPNGEESIALAPATFQINVADALAIAVREGMGIGLLPTYSAASGLRSGELVRILPEYTSQQMNVYALYPSRQYLDAKIRTWVEFLREELPSVLAGDQAELGTLPHDHALSVCGFE, encoded by the coding sequence ATGGATACTCTCCAAAACATGCGGGCATTTGTACGCGTTGTCGAAGCGGGCAGCTTCACAGCAGCTGCGCATCACCTCGGCTCAACTACGGCTCACACGTCGCGCTCCGTGTCGGACCTCGAAGCGCACTTACACACGCGCCTGCTGAATCGGACAACCCGCCGCATTGCTCTGACCGAGGCTGGCGAGCGTTATCTGCACCGGTGCCAGCAGATCCTTGCATATGTCGATCAGGCTGAAGCGGAAGCCGGCGACGCACAGGCGAGACCCTCCGGCAAACTCAAGGTCCACGCGATGACCGGTTTTGGCCAGCATTACATTGTGCCGGCCGTGAGCCGCTATCAGACGCGCTACCCCGACGTGAGTGTCGAGCTGACGCTCGCGCAACGAACGCCGGACCTGCTCGATGAAGGATTTGACGTGTCGCTGACTCTGGCCGCAGGGTTACCTGACTCCGGACTCGTTTCGCAACGCCTGGGCGGCACGTTCAGCGTCGCGTGCGCTTCACCCGCCTACCTCAGGCGCAATGGCACGCCGACGTTACCCGCGGACCTTGGCGGGCATTGCTGTATCCAGATGGTGACGCCTGTCTTTCGCGCCAACGAATGGAGTTTCGATGGACCGAACGGCGAAGAATCGATTGCACTCGCGCCAGCAACATTTCAGATCAATGTTGCCGATGCACTGGCGATCGCGGTCCGTGAAGGCATGGGTATCGGCCTTTTGCCGACCTATTCCGCCGCCAGCGGGCTGCGCAGCGGAGAACTGGTGCGCATTCTGCCGGAATATACGTCCCAGCAGATGAATGTCTACGCGTTGTATCCGTCGCGCCAGTACCTCGACGCCAAAATCCGGACCTGGGTCGAGTTCCTTCGGGAAGAATTGCCGTCGGTACTCGCCGGGGACCAGGCTGAACTGGGCACGCTGCCACACGATCACGCCCTGTCTGTCTGCGGATTCGAGTAA